From the Halomonas meridiana genome, one window contains:
- a CDS encoding LysR family transcriptional regulator — protein MSSPTLLNRLTFRQLQVFQAVYRQRSYSRAAEQLGLTQPAVSAQIRQLEQALGQPLFKYAGKTLHALPAADTLALSTREIFGQLSRLQMSLSDINGKISGKLNIAAVSSAQYVVPYLLAKFRARYPDVQLRLKVCNRSQALERLAEQQDDVVIMAMVPEDDNLVVMPILENELVAVVWPEHPLLRMTQPTLADFARHFVLMREPGSGVRSAFEQLAVDQEVGLAHRIELGTNEAIKQGVMAHLGVAVLPRLAVQRELEQGLLATLSLPHFPIRRAWCTVYRRDYFPTPVAELFLRFVREHLSEFQRHFQAPGSPLPSHGVSCLPALSLAHDE, from the coding sequence ATGTCATCCCCTACGCTGCTCAACCGCTTAACGTTCCGCCAGCTACAGGTGTTCCAAGCGGTTTATCGTCAGCGCTCTTACTCCCGAGCAGCCGAGCAGTTAGGGTTGACCCAACCCGCCGTGAGTGCGCAGATCCGCCAGCTCGAGCAAGCCCTGGGCCAGCCGCTGTTCAAGTACGCAGGCAAAACGCTTCACGCGCTCCCTGCCGCGGATACGCTCGCTCTCTCGACGCGGGAAATCTTTGGCCAGCTCTCTCGACTGCAGATGAGTCTGTCGGATATTAACGGCAAAATCAGCGGCAAGTTGAACATCGCAGCGGTCTCCTCCGCGCAATACGTCGTGCCCTACCTGCTGGCAAAATTTCGTGCCCGCTACCCGGACGTGCAGCTGCGTCTTAAGGTCTGCAATCGTAGCCAAGCCCTCGAGCGGCTGGCCGAGCAGCAGGACGATGTCGTCATCATGGCCATGGTGCCGGAAGACGACAATCTGGTGGTCATGCCGATTCTCGAAAACGAATTGGTAGCGGTAGTATGGCCCGAGCACCCGCTGCTGCGCATGACACAGCCAACGCTGGCGGATTTCGCGCGCCACTTCGTACTAATGCGAGAGCCGGGGTCGGGGGTGCGCAGTGCCTTTGAGCAGCTAGCCGTGGATCAAGAAGTGGGGCTGGCACACCGTATCGAGCTGGGCACTAACGAGGCGATCAAACAAGGCGTCATGGCGCACTTGGGCGTCGCTGTGCTACCCCGTTTGGCCGTGCAGCGCGAACTGGAGCAAGGCTTGCTGGCGACGCTGTCACTGCCGCACTTTCCAATCCGTCGCGCCTGGTGCACGGTCTATCGCCGGGATTACTTTCCCACCCCGGTGGCCGAGCTTTTTCTGCGCTTCGTCCGTGAGCATTTGAGCGAGTTCCAGCGCCACTTTCAGGCCCCCGGCAGTCCGCTCCCCAGCCATGGCGTTTCTTGTCTGCCCGCCCTCTCGCTGGCGCATGATGAGTAG